The DNA segment TCCAAGCGCCGTTTGCCATGAGCACAGCACTGCAACCCATAGCTAGAAGTTCTTCCATAGTGAAATCTTTTCCCATTTGGGTGTTCGGCAGAAAATCCACCAATTCATGACCGATGCGAGTATCAATGAGTTCCATCTCTTTTTTCCGCTGCTTCACATGCCACTTGGGAAGACCATCCTCTATTTTCCCATAAGGAAGGTCATTCTGTTCAAACACAATGCAACGGACACCCCGCTCCGTAAACTGGTATACCGCCTCTGAACCTGCCACGGCGCCACCAACGATACCTACAATCTGATTATCCTGCTGAGCCATCCTGAATCAGCACTGGCACGTGCCGTTCCGCATCTTAGACATGAGATCAACCATGAAATCACAGATAGAAATCTCCTTAATAACAGCTATCTTAATCATGAATTATTGATCGATGATAAACTTGATTTAATCATGTTAAACAAGGGCGCGAAATTAACAGGGAAGTGCATGTTTTCCAAAGACATCACATCGTTAATAATCAATTTAAATAAAGATAAAGTTTGCCAAAGAAAGAAATAACAAAATACAAATTACTTATCCCTCTTGTGAAAATCACCGTTACGACCTACTTTCCTTTATTAGGGTAAAGAGTATGGATGTGCGGTATTTCAGAAGTATAATTGGGATTGTCTGTTTTACTTTTGCCTCCCTAGTTTTTGCCCAAGATGATAAAGATTATGAAAAGTTAAGAGAAGTTATGGTCGAGACGCAGATTGAATCCCGTGGTGTAAAGAATGAAGAGGTCCTGTCCGCTATACGGGGCGTCCCTAGGCACCTTTTTATCGATGAATCGCTCTGGCCCACGGCCTACTCTGACGGCCCCCTTCCCATCGGTTACGGACAGACAATCAGCCAGCCTTACATTGTGGCATTCATGACAGAATTGCTCCAGCCCGACAGTCACCATGTGGTTCTGGAGATCGGTACCGGCTCAGGCTATCAGGCCGCTGTGTTGGCGAAGTTGGTTCACCACGTCTACACCATAGAAATTGTACCTGAACTTGGCCGCAAAGCAAAGGTGACTCTGAGGCGGCTTGGTTACAATAATATTTCCGTCCGAGTTGGAGACGGCTACAAAGGGTGGCCTGAAGAGGAACCCTTTGATCGGATCATCGTTACAGCGGCCCCTGAGGAAGTGCCTCAGGAATTGGTGGAGCAGCTCAAACCGGGAGGCAGAATGGTCTTGCCAGTTGGACCTCGGTGGTGGGGCCAAGACCTGCTTGTGATTGAAAAGGATGAGACAGGCAAAATGGCACGGAATAATATCATTCCCGTCCGATTCGTTCCCATGGTCCACCAGGAAGAACGGAAAAACTAAGTCTTTTCTCCCGGAGTAAGCGCCGCATACTCCTGCCAGAACCTCACAGCTTCAGCCCACTCTTCAGAACTGTAATGAGCTTTGGTCCCGCCTGGGAGTGCCAGCTGGTTCCGCATCATGGTAACTGGCCCCATGGGCAGTTGATCCACCCCTTCAGGCACAGCCTGGATTGAAATCAGTTCCCATTCAGCATCACTACTATGCTCATCATTCTCCTTAAGTATATCGTGGCGATACAGAATGAACTCCACTTTCTCCACCGGCAGTGGTGAGCCCATGGCTGCACGGATCTGAATGTAAGGCTCCTCCCCTTCTCGACGTCGGACAGATTCGGCCTTCAGTTCTGTGGCCTGATCAATTTTTACATAAGGACAGACAAAATGGCTGGTCATTTCATCTGCGGCTTCAACAATCACTACTCCATCCCTATACCCTTCCTTGAAATATCCTGTTTCAAAGCGGACTGAAGCGTGGTTCACTATCTCTTCAAAAGTAAGATCTGTGGCGTATGTTTTGCCTGACCCCTCTACCTGCCGCCGGACGAAATCGTTGACAGCTACCTTTATCATTGTTCT comes from the Candidatus Neomarinimicrobiota bacterium genome and includes:
- a CDS encoding protein-L-isoaspartate(D-aspartate) O-methyltransferase; amino-acid sequence: MDVRYFRSIIGIVCFTFASLVFAQDDKDYEKLREVMVETQIESRGVKNEEVLSAIRGVPRHLFIDESLWPTAYSDGPLPIGYGQTISQPYIVAFMTELLQPDSHHVVLEIGTGSGYQAAVLAKLVHHVYTIEIVPELGRKAKVTLRRLGYNNISVRVGDGYKGWPEEEPFDRIIVTAAPEEVPQELVEQLKPGGRMVLPVGPRWWGQDLLVIEKDETGKMARNNIIPVRFVPMVHQEERKN
- a CDS encoding DUF3228 family protein, producing the protein MIKVAVNDFVRRQVEGSGKTYATDLTFEEIVNHASVRFETGYFKEGYRDGVVIVEAADEMTSHFVCPYVKIDQATELKAESVRRREGEEPYIQIRAAMGSPLPVEKVEFILYRHDILKENDEHSSDAEWELISIQAVPEGVDQLPMGPVTMMRNQLALPGGTKAHYSSEEWAEAVRFWQEYAALTPGEKT